The Methylomarinum vadi genome has a window encoding:
- a CDS encoding reverse transcriptase N-terminal domain-containing protein has product MSAATQACAPSGATWHSINWADVQRQVRRLQARIVKATQEGRHNKVKALQWLLTHSFSGKAVSHCSTQLTALLLKRSLTDPNGQSVECSEWRYLDKKWAIKNGSCIRK; this is encoded by the coding sequence ATGAGCGCTGCAACACAGGCGTGTGCGCCTTCAGGCGCTACATGGCACAGCATCAATTGGGCTGATGTTCAACGTCAAGTCAGGAGGCTGCAAGCGCGTATTGTGAAGGCCACACAGGAAGGCAGGCATAACAAGGTGAAAGCCCTACAATGGCTGCTGACTCACTCGTTTAGCGGCAAAGCAGTTTCACATTGTTCAACCCAGCTTACGGCCCTATTATTGAAAAGGTCGTTAACCGACCCAAACGGTCAATCAGTAGAATGTTCTGAATGGCGGTATCTGGACAAAAAGTGGGCAATTAAAAATGGATCCTGTATTAGAAAATAA
- a CDS encoding SMI1/KNR4 family protein — protein MDPVLENKRYEWCACIKRNMNVCLFIILSIWLVVGHSQPDRNSTVSYKKMAVNFDKSLLTRFEQALKLHGIYLDTSDRGLTEERISRLEQRFAPYRLPETIKTLYRWKDGVSHSALQEIFGFISSDRLFSVYWEWGEYLSAEPVNPLLVPVVEGNNSGDYLLLELQGDGPRKDWVIRHSGFTFKLEHFSANAYFDYPS, from the coding sequence ATGGATCCTGTATTAGAAAATAAAAGGTATGAATGGTGTGCCTGCATCAAAAGAAATATGAATGTATGCTTGTTTATCATTTTGTCCATTTGGTTGGTGGTAGGACATTCGCAGCCGGATCGGAACTCAACCGTTTCGTATAAAAAAATGGCAGTAAATTTCGATAAGAGCTTGCTGACGCGTTTTGAACAAGCATTGAAATTACACGGTATTTATTTGGATACGAGTGATCGAGGGCTTACTGAAGAGCGAATTAGTCGCTTGGAACAAAGGTTTGCACCCTATCGTTTGCCTGAAACCATCAAAACTTTATATCGTTGGAAAGACGGGGTTTCCCATTCGGCTTTACAGGAGATTTTCGGATTTATTTCTTCTGACCGGCTGTTCAGCGTCTATTGGGAATGGGGAGAATATCTGAGTGCGGAACCTGTTAATCCGTTGCTAGTTCCGGTTGTTGAAGGAAACAACAGCGGCGATTATTTATTGCTGGAATTGCAAGGCGATGGACCGCGTAAGGATTGGGTGATTCGGCATAGTGGCTTTACCTTTAAACTCGAGCATTTCTCGGCGAACGCCTATTTTGATTATCCATCATAA